CGACGGTGCACCCGCCACTGCCGCCCGCACCGATAAATCCGGCACCTCCGGTCCCGGCCCAGGTACATCCGGTCCCGGCACACCCCCCACCGCCGACAGGTCGGGCACCGACCGCGAGCCCGCCGCATCCGCGACCGGCCTCGGCGAACCCGCCGCATCGGGCCCCGACCCCGGCCCATCCGGCCCAGGTCCACCCCACACCGGCAAATCCGACCGCAGCCCCGGCTCCGACCCCGGCACGATCACCAGATCGGGCACCAGCCCCGGATCCCACGGCGTCCCAGCACCGTCTCCCTCACCGGTGCCGGGCCCGAAGGCTCCCCCCGGCGAACCACCCCTGGTCTGTGCGAGCAAGCCCGGCAGCCCGGCCAGTTCGCGGACGGCGGCGGCGCACCGGTCGCACTCCTGGAGGTGCTGCTCGAACGCCTGCCGGTCTTCCGGTGACAGGGCACCGAGCACGTACGCGGCGTCGTAGGTCGCGAACTCGTCGGCGGTCACTGCGTCACCCCCCGCTCTTCCAAAGCCAGGCGAAGCGCCCGTAGTGCGTAGTGCGTGCGGGACTTCACCGTCCCCTCGGCGATTCCCAGGCGGTGGGCGGCGTCGGCCACCGAGTACCCCTGGAAGTAGCACAGTTCGAGCACTTCGCGGTGGCGGACGGAGAGCTCGCCCAGCGCCTCGGCCACCAGCCACCCCTGCACGGCCCGCTCGGTGCCGTCGGCCACCGCGCGCTCGGGCGGAGCGTCGGTGACGACCTCCGAGCGCGAGGTCG
The sequence above is a segment of the Amycolatopsis sp. 2-15 genome. Coding sequences within it:
- a CDS encoding sigma-70 family RNA polymerase sigma factor, which codes for MRALHEEHAAALWSYALHLTGGNRNHAEDVVQETLLRAWRHTHVLDQSQGSARAWLFTVARRIAIDGWRSATSRSEVVTDAPPERAVADGTERAVQGWLVAEALGELSVRHREVLELCYFQGYSVADAAHRLGIAEGTVKSRTHYALRALRLALEERGVTQ